The genomic stretch GGCGCGCTGGTTAATACAGGTATTTTGGTTAGAACGGGTGTACTTAGTCAGGTTGTAAATATCAACCGGCGACTCGTCTGTCTGCACTTCACTGTCGTTGGCACGAACAACGATACGACCAGCATCGACACTGTCAACAATACCGCCACGCTTAGCCACGATACACACACCGGAGTCAGAGGCCACATAGCGCTCAAAACCGGTACCCACTAAAGGCTTATCAGCTTTAAGTGTAGGTACAGCCTGACGTTGCATGTTCGAACCCATCAAGGCACGGTTAGCATCATCGTGTTCTAGGAATGGAATTAATGACGCAGCAACAGAAACAACCTGTTTGGGCGACACATCCATATACTGAACATCTTCCGGCGGCTTAATAGTAAATTCATTAAGATGCCTAACAGCAACTAAGTCATCGGTTAACTGGCCTTTGTCATTCATTGTCGCCGAAGCCTGAGCGATAACATATTCAGATTCGTTAATAGCCGACAAAAACTCTATCTGGTCAGTCACTTTACCATCGATAACTCTACGGTAAGGCGTCTCTAAAAAACCGTACTCGTTAGTGCGAGCATAGGTTGCCAAAGAGTTGATCAAACCAATGTTTGGTCCTTCAGGTGTTTCGATAGGACAGACACGACCGTAGTGCGTAGGATGTACGTCGCGCACCTCAAAGCCGGCACGCTCACGCGTCAAACCACCAGGCCCTAAAGCCGAAACACGACGCTTGTGAGTAATCTCTGACAATGGATTGTTTTGATCCATAAATTGAGACAACTGAGAAGAACCGAAGAACTCTTTAACCGCAGCCGCAACAGGTTTGGCATTGATCATATCCTGCGGCATTAAGCCTTCAGACTCAGCCATTGATAAGCGTTCTTTAACAGCGCGCTCAACCCTAACCAAACCAACACGGAACTGGTTTTCAGCCATTTCACCTACGGAACGCACACGACGGTTACCTAAGTGATCGATATCATCGACACGACCCTTACCGTTGCGAATCTCAACCAAGGCCTTAAGCACGTCTACGATATCTTCTTTGCTTAATACGCCTTCGCCCAAGATCTCTTCACGACCTAGACGACGGTTAAACTTCATGCGACCTACACCAGACAAGTCATAACGCTCTGGGGAAAAGAACAAGTTTTGGAACAAGTTCTCAGCAGACTCTTTAGTAGGTGGCTCACCGGGACGCATCATGCGATAGATTTCAACCAAGGCTTCTAACTCAGAACGCGATGGATCTATACGAATAGTGTCACTAACAAATGAACCGCAATCCAGCTCATTGGTGTATAGCGTTTCTATAGTATCTACTTTTAACTCAGCCAGCTTTTCTAATATTTCTTCGGTAATCTCGGCGTTAGCCTCAAATATAACCTCGCCGGTTTTCTCATCAATAGTATCTTTTGCTAAAGCACGACCAACTAAATAGTCTGCCGGCACAGCCAGATGCTTAAGCTTAGCCTTTTCCAGCTGACGGATATGCTTGGCAGTAACACGACGACCACTCTCAACGATCACATCGCCTTTTTTGGCGCAGATATCAAAAGCAGCAACTTCGCCACGCAAGCGCTCTGGAATAAGTTCCAGATTAAAACCACCGGTTTTATCGACTTTGAAGGTATCGCAATCGAAAAACATATCTAGTATGTCTTGTGTGCCATAACCCAAAGCACGCAGCAATATAGACGCAGGTAATTTACGACGTCTATCTATACGCACATACACTAAGTCTTTGGCATCGAACTCAAAATCCAGCCATGAACCACGGTAAGGAATAACGCGGGCAGAATAAAGCAATTTACCCGATGAATGGGTTTTGCCTTTATCGTGATCAAAGAACACACCTGGTGAACGGTGCAACTGAGAAACGATAACACGCTCAGTACCATTAATAACAAAGGTACCGTTATCTGTCATGAGCGGCATTTCGCCCATATACACTTCTTGTTCTTTAATATCTTTAATGGTTTTATTTGACGATTCTTTATCGTAAATAATTAGACGTACCTTTACGCGCAATGGCGCTGCATATGTAACACCTCGCAATTGGCACTCGCTAACATCAAAGGTCGGCGTGCCCAATCTATAGTCAACATACTCAAGGGCAGCACTGCCCGAATAGCTAACAATAGGAAACACAGATTTAAAGGCGGCATGCAAGCCAGCGTCTTTACGCTCTTCTGCACTTACACCTTCTTGAGTGAATTTCTTATATGAATCCAACTGTATAGCAAGCAGATATGGCACATCCATGACTTCTGTCATCTTGCCAAAATCCTTGCGGATACGTTTTTTCTCTGTATACGAGTAGGCCATCAGCGCTCCCCAGCATTTGTTTTGTGAGTACATCACATGCCCAATGAAATATCGGGCTAACCTTTTTTGTAAAACTACTTGCAAGATACTGCATTAACTCTTTTTTACTCTGCTCCCGTCCGGTTTTAAAACCCAAAAACCTGAAACAGAAAAAGGCCGACGAGAATAACCCTAAGGTCATCCCATCAGCCTTACGCTTTTCAACCTAAGCTAGCTAGTGCCGAATAAGCGTTTCTTTCTACAAACTTACTTAAGCTCAGCAGAAGCACCCGCTTCAGTAAGTTGCTTAACAGCGTCTTCAGCCGCTTCTTTAGTTGCGCCTTCAAGAACCGTAGATGGAGCACCATCAACCAAGCCTTTAGCTTCTTTCAAGCCTAAGCCAGTAAGCGCACGAACTGCTTTGATTGCGTTAACTTTCTTGTCGCCAGCAGCAGTAAGCACTACGTCGAATTCTGTTTGCTCTTCAGCAACAGCAGCGTCGCCAGCAGGGCCAGCAACCATAGCGGAAGCAGCAGAAACACCAAACTTTTCTTCCATTGCTTCGATCAGCTCAACAACATCTTTTACAGACATTTCTGCAACTGCGTTGATGATATCTTCTTTAGTCAAAGACATTTGTCTATTCCTCTATTACCTACCTATATGGCAGGAGGGGGCAGGTATTTTAAAAAAACTGCCCGTTTATCAATTAAGCTACTATTACATGACTCAAAAAGAGCCAGGACAATATTATGCAGCTTCCTGTTCTTTTTGGTCGCGAATCGCAGCAATTGTGCG from Dasania marina DSM 21967 encodes the following:
- the rpoB gene encoding DNA-directed RNA polymerase subunit beta; amino-acid sequence: MAYSYTEKKRIRKDFGKMTEVMDVPYLLAIQLDSYKKFTQEGVSAEERKDAGLHAAFKSVFPIVSYSGSAALEYVDYRLGTPTFDVSECQLRGVTYAAPLRVKVRLIIYDKESSNKTIKDIKEQEVYMGEMPLMTDNGTFVINGTERVIVSQLHRSPGVFFDHDKGKTHSSGKLLYSARVIPYRGSWLDFEFDAKDLVYVRIDRRRKLPASILLRALGYGTQDILDMFFDCDTFKVDKTGGFNLELIPERLRGEVAAFDICAKKGDVIVESGRRVTAKHIRQLEKAKLKHLAVPADYLVGRALAKDTIDEKTGEVIFEANAEITEEILEKLAELKVDTIETLYTNELDCGSFVSDTIRIDPSRSELEALVEIYRMMRPGEPPTKESAENLFQNLFFSPERYDLSGVGRMKFNRRLGREEILGEGVLSKEDIVDVLKALVEIRNGKGRVDDIDHLGNRRVRSVGEMAENQFRVGLVRVERAVKERLSMAESEGLMPQDMINAKPVAAAVKEFFGSSQLSQFMDQNNPLSEITHKRRVSALGPGGLTRERAGFEVRDVHPTHYGRVCPIETPEGPNIGLINSLATYARTNEYGFLETPYRRVIDGKVTDQIEFLSAINESEYVIAQASATMNDKGQLTDDLVAVRHLNEFTIKPPEDVQYMDVSPKQVVSVAASLIPFLEHDDANRALMGSNMQRQAVPTLKADKPLVGTGFERYVASDSGVCIVAKRGGIVDSVDAGRIVVRANDSEVQTDESPVDIYNLTKYTRSNQNTCINQRAIVKEGDLVVRGDIMADGPSVDLGELALGQNMRIAFMPWNGYNFEDSILVSERVVKEDRFTSIHIQELTCIARDTKLGSEEVTADIPNVGEGALSKLDESGIVYIGAEVNAGDILVGKVTPKGETQLTPEEKLLRAIFGEKASDVKDTSLRVPSSVKGTVVDVQVFTRDGLEKDVRALEIENAQLNEYRKDLKEETRIVEGATFALLQKVLLGQKIVSGAGQKKGAVITEELLAELDNHEWFKLRLADDAVNAQLDNAQEQLVVQGKQVEANFEVKKRKLQSGDDLAPGVLKIVKVYLAIKRRIQPGDKMAGRHGNKGVISVIMPVEDMPYNSEGEPVDIVLNPLGVPSRMNVGQVLETHLGLAATGLGVKIDAMLREQAKVADLRGFLDKIYNGGEGKKEDLDSFSDEEILEMAGNLRKGVPMATQVFDGAKESEVKDMLALADLPTSGQMQLYDGRTGEAFDRETTVGYMYMLKLNHLVDDKMHARSTGSYSLVTQQPLGGKAQFGGQRFGEMEVWALEAYGAAYTLQEMLTVKSDDVAGRTKMYKNIVDGDQRMEPGMPESFNVLLKEIRSLGIDMELDSE
- the rplL gene encoding 50S ribosomal protein L7/L12, translating into MSLTKEDIINAVAEMSVKDVVELIEAMEEKFGVSAASAMVAGPAGDAAVAEEQTEFDVVLTAAGDKKVNAIKAVRALTGLGLKEAKGLVDGAPSTVLEGATKEAAEDAVKQLTEAGASAELK